One window from the genome of Cyprinus carpio isolate SPL01 chromosome B1, ASM1834038v1, whole genome shotgun sequence encodes:
- the LOC109070842 gene encoding acid ceramidase-like, with protein sequence MITKLYFCCFILSFMFMCSSSQYVPPYTEECRSGMYPPNGPTFKGDVSWYTVNLDLPPSKRWTDIITDKKNEMVSMIQAIRDLADAFVPSGKLIDLVDKDLSLMVDTLPYPFNEEIRGIASVSGVPLGEVVLFNIFYEVFTVCTSLVAEDVNGNLIHARNLDFGLFMGWDLKNRSWIITEKLKPLVVNIDFRRNNQTVFKSTNFAGYVGMLTGIHPHSFTLTMNERFSLDGGYIGILEWILGKRDGMWMSFLTRSVLENATSYESAKALLSDTKLLAPAYFILGGNQPGQACIITRSRTHSINPLQLDVKNGRWYVLETNYDHWKEPLFLDDRRTPAMKCMNQTTQADISIKTVYDVLSTKPVLNKLTTYTTLMEVSKGTLESYIRDCPNPCMPW encoded by the exons ttattctctcttttatgtttatgtgttcgtCTTCGCAATATGTACCACCG TACACAGAAGAGTGCAGAAGTGGCATGTATCCTCCAAACGGCCCAAC ATTTAAAGGCGATGTGTCCTGGTATACTGTTAATCTGGATTTACCACCAAGCAAAAGATGGACAGATATCATTACAGACAAAAAGAATGAA ATGGTGAGCATGATTCAGGCTATCAGAGATCTGGCAGATGCATTTGTTCCCAGTGGAAAGCTTATTGATCTAGTAGACAAGGACTTG TCCTTGATGGTGGATACCCTGCCTTACCCGTTCAATGAGGAGATCAGAGGAATAGCATCAGTGTCTGGTGTTCCTTTGG GTGAGGTGGTGCTCTTcaacatattttatgaggtgttCACGGTATGCACTTCTCTGGTTGCAGAGGATGTCAATG GCAATCTCATCCATGCAAGGAACCTGGACTTTGGACTTTTCATGGG CTGGGATTTAAAGAACAGATCATGGATCATCACAGAGAAGCTGAAGCCACTGGTTGTCAACATTGACTTCAGACGTAACAACCAGACCGTCTTTAAATCCACTAATTTTGCAGGATACGTGGGCATGCTGACCGGTATTCATCCG cACTCCTTCACCCTCACTATGAATGAACGATTCAGTCTGGATGGAGGCTACATCG GGATTCTGGAGTGGATCTTGGGGAAGAGAGATGGCATGTGGATGAGTTTTCTGACTCGTTCTGTGCTGGAGAATGCTACAAG CTATGAAAGTGCCAAGGCTCTGTTGTCTGACACTAAGCTGCTGGCTCCAGCGTACTTCATCCTCGGAGGAAACCAGCCGGGTCAAGCCTGCATTATCACCAGATCCAGAACACACAGCATCAATCCACTGCA GCTGGATGTGAAGAATGGTAGGTGGTATGTGTTGGAGACTAACTATGACCACTGGAAAGAGCCTCTGTTTCTGGATGACCGCAGAACTCCTGCTATGAAATGCATGAATCAGACCACACAGGCT GATATCTCCATAAAGACAGTCTATGATGTCCTGTCCACCAAGCCAGTGTTAAATAAA tTGACCACATACACTACTCTTATGGAGGTGTCTAAGGGAACACTGGAGTCTTACATCCGTGACTGTCCTAACCCCTGCATGCCGTGGTGA